The Nitrospinota bacterium genome contains the following window.
CGATAACATCTCCACTGTTCATTGGCCCTACTCCATAGGGAGTGCCGGTAGCTATGATATCACCAGGAAGCAAAGTCATTACCTTAGATATGAAACTGATGAGTTTTTCAACCTTAAAAATAAAATTTTTTGTATTTGAAGATTGTTTCAACTCACCGTTTAAATAGGATTCAACAAGGACATTGTTTGGATCGATATCATCAACGATATAAGGACCTACAGGAGAAAAAGTATCAAAGGCCTTTGCCCTTGTCCACTGGATATCCTTTTTTTGAAGGTCTCTTGCTGTAACATCGTTAAAACAAGTGTATCCCAAAACATGTTTGGAGGCATCATTTTCGTCTATATCTTTGATCTTATCCTTTATTACAATGGCCAACTCAGCTTCATAATCGACTCTACTCGTCATCGAGGGATAGATAATAGCGTCTTCATGGCCTATGATACCTGTCGTTGGTTTGAAAAAGATTATGGGTTCATCTGGAAAGGGAAATCCCAGCTCTTCTATATGG
Protein-coding sequences here:
- a CDS encoding fumarylacetoacetate hydrolase family protein — translated: MKFVRFSIEAKEKLGIIENDIIKEIKGDFFNEYSITDKEYKNEDVKILPPCIPTKIVAIGLIYKDHIEELGFPFPDEPIIFFKPTTGIIGHEDAIIYPSMTSRVDYEAELAIVIKDKIKDIDENDASKHVLGYTCFNDVTARDLQKKDIQWTRAKAFDTFSPVGPYIVDDIDPNNVLVESYLNGELKQSSNTKNFIFKVEKLISFISKVMTLLPGDIIATGTPYGVGPMNSGDVIEIKIEGIGTLKNHVKKA